The Hypomesus transpacificus isolate Combined female chromosome 3, fHypTra1, whole genome shotgun sequence genome has a window encoding:
- the dhrs7 gene encoding dehydrogenase/reductase SDR family member 7 isoform X1, whose product MEFCVTSALIGISLYMVIQGLRFIFADADFTLLWASMMGSKPETELKGLVVWITGASSGIGEELAYQLAGCGSSLILSARRTDELNRVKLGCLKCSDLQDKDILVLPLDLLERESHDAKTKAAFQHFGRIDILINNGGRSQRSLFLETSVDVYQALMDLNFLGTVSLTKQVLLHMTQRGTGSIVTISSVAGLIGVPLSTGYSASKHALHGFFNSIRTELSDHPKILISTVCPGPVQSQVVQNAFTHTLEKSVSTASGDQQHKMPTSRCVRLILVGMANGIKEMWIAQQPFLLLYYVWQYMPTLAWYLTNRLGKKRVENFKAGIDADSAYFTKPKVKTP is encoded by the exons ATGGAGTTTTGTGTGACTTCAGCACTCATAGGTATATCACTTTATATGGTGATACAGGGACTGCGCTTCATATTTGCGGATGCTGACTTTACTTTGCTTTGGGCGAGCATGATGGGGAGTAAACCAG AGACTGAGCTGAAGGGGCTGGTGGTGTGGATTACCGGAGCCTCAAGTGGCATTGGAGAGGAACTGGCGTACCAACTGGCTGGATGTGGTTCCTCCTTGATCCTGTCTGCTCGCCGCACTGATGAGCTCAATAGGGTGAAACTTGGCTGCTTGA aaTGTTCCGATTTACAAGATAAGGATATTCTTGTTCTTCCGCTTGATTTGTTGGAGAGGGAATCTCATGATGCCAAAACCAAAGCAGCATTCCAGCACTTTGGCAGG ATCGACATCCTGATTAATAATGGAGGACGGAGCCAGCGTTCCCTGTTCTTAGAGACCAGTGTGGATGTTTACCAGGCCTTGATGGACCTTAACTTCCTGGGAACGGTGTCGCTCACCAAGCAGGTGTTGCTCCACATGACACAGAGAGGCACTGGCAGCATCGTGACCATCAGCAGTGTTGCTGGCCTTATCGGGGTACCACTGTCAACGGGGTATTCTGCCAGCAAACATGCTCTACAT GGCTTCTTCAACTCTATCCGCACAGAGCTGTCTGACCACCCAAAGATACTCATTAGCACGGTGTGTCCAGGGCCTGTTCAGTCACAGGTAGTCCAGAACGCTTTCACTCACACATTAGAAAAG TCAGTGTCCACAGCATCAGGGGACCAGCAACACAAGATGCCCACCAGTCGCTGTGTGCGTCTCATCCTGGTGGGCATGGCCAATGGCATCAAGGAGATGTGGATAGCCCAGCAGCCCTTTCTCTTGCTGTACTACGTGTGGCAGTACATGCCCACCCTGGCCTGGTACCTCACAAACCGCCTGGGCAAGAAGAGGGTGGAGAACTTTAAAGCTGGCATA GATGCAGACTCTGCTTACTTCACAAAGCCCAAGGTCAAAACCCCATGA
- the ppm1aa gene encoding protein phosphatase 1A isoform X1 yields MGAFLDKPKMEKHNAHGEGNNLSYGLSSMQGWRVEMEDAHTAVIGLSRGLDPWSFFAVYDGHAGSQVAKYCCEHLLEHITSNPDFLSALEPEPNVESVKNGIRTGFLQIDEHMRTISEKKHGVDRSGSTAVGVMLSPGHIYFINCGDSRGLLSRGGTVHFFTQDHKPSNPLEKERIQNAGGSVMIQRVNGSLAVSRALGDFDYKCVHGKGPTEQLVSPEPEVYAIERSEAEDEFIVLACDGIWDVMANEELCDFVRSRLEVTEDLERVCNEIVDTCLYKGSRDNMSVVLICFPGAPKVSPDAVKREAELDKYLENRVEEIIKKQGDEGVPDLVHVMRTLASESIPNLPPGGELASKRSVIEAVYNKLNPYRSDDTAPDILFFRGFS; encoded by the exons ATGGGGGCGTTTTTGGACAAGCCAAAGATGGAGAAACACAATGCCCACGGCGAGGGCAACAACCTGAGCTATGGCCTGAGTAGTATGCAAGGTTGGAGGGTGGAAATGGAAGATGCACACACAGCTGTCATTGGCCTGTCTCGTGGGTTGGACCCCTGGTCCTTCTTTGCTGTCTACGATGGGCATGCCGGCTCTCAGGTGGCTAAGTACTGCTGTGAGCACCTGCTTGAGCACATCACCAGCAATCCAGACTTCCTGAGCGCACTGGAGCCGGAGCCTAACGTGGAAAGTGTGAAGAACGGCATCCGTACAGGCTTCCTCCAGATCGACGAACACATGCGCACCATCTCTGAGAAGAAGCACGGAGTGGACAGGAGCGGGTCCACAGCGGTCGGGGTGATGTTATCCCCCGGTCACATCTACTTCATCAACTGTGGAGACTCGCGGGGCCTCCTCAGTCGCGGTGGCACGGTCCACTTCTTCACACAGGACCACAAGCCCAGCAATcccctggagaaggagaggatccAGAACGCCGGAGGTTCCGTCATGATCCAGCGAGTCAACGGCTCCCTGGCGGTCTCAAGGGCCCTGGGAGACTTCGACTACAAGTGTGTGCACGGCAAAGGTCCCACGGAGCAGCTGGTGTCCCCGGAACCGGAGGTGTACGCCATCGAGAGGTCCGAGGCGGAAGACGAGTTCATCGTCTTGGCTTGCGATGGGATCTGGGATGTCATGGCCAACGAGGAACTGTGTGACTTTGTCAGGTCCAGGCTGGAGGTGACGGAAGATCTCGAAAGAGTCTGCAATGAAATAGTTGACACGTGCTTGTACAAG GGAAGTCGGGACAATATGAGTGTTGTGCTGATCTGCTTCCCAGGGGCCCCAAAGGTATCTCCAGATGCTGTGAAAAGGGAGGCGGAGCTGGATAAATACCTGGAGAACAGAGTAGAAG AGATCATAAAGAAGCAGGGAGATGAAGGTGTTCCTGATTTGGTTCACGTGATGCGGACATTAGCATCAGAAAGCATCCCTAATCTTCCTCCAGGGGGAGAGCTTGCCAGCAA
- the ppm1aa gene encoding protein phosphatase 1A isoform X2, whose amino-acid sequence MGAFLDKPKMEKHNAHGEGNNLSYGLSSMQGWRVEMEDAHTAVIGLSRGLDPWSFFAVYDGHAGSQVAKYCCEHLLEHITSNPDFLSALEPEPNVESVKNGIRTGFLQIDEHMRTISEKKHGVDRSGSTAVGVMLSPGHIYFINCGDSRGLLSRGGTVHFFTQDHKPSNPLEKERIQNAGGSVMIQRVNGSLAVSRALGDFDYKCVHGKGPTEQLVSPEPEVYAIERSEAEDEFIVLACDGIWDVMANEELCDFVRSRLEVTEDLERVCNEIVDTCLYKGSRDNMSVVLICFPGAPKVSPDAVKREAELDKYLENRVEEIIKKQGDEGVPDLVHVMRTLASESIPNLPPGGELASKRSVIEAVYNKLNPYRSDDTDSASTDDMW is encoded by the exons ATGGGGGCGTTTTTGGACAAGCCAAAGATGGAGAAACACAATGCCCACGGCGAGGGCAACAACCTGAGCTATGGCCTGAGTAGTATGCAAGGTTGGAGGGTGGAAATGGAAGATGCACACACAGCTGTCATTGGCCTGTCTCGTGGGTTGGACCCCTGGTCCTTCTTTGCTGTCTACGATGGGCATGCCGGCTCTCAGGTGGCTAAGTACTGCTGTGAGCACCTGCTTGAGCACATCACCAGCAATCCAGACTTCCTGAGCGCACTGGAGCCGGAGCCTAACGTGGAAAGTGTGAAGAACGGCATCCGTACAGGCTTCCTCCAGATCGACGAACACATGCGCACCATCTCTGAGAAGAAGCACGGAGTGGACAGGAGCGGGTCCACAGCGGTCGGGGTGATGTTATCCCCCGGTCACATCTACTTCATCAACTGTGGAGACTCGCGGGGCCTCCTCAGTCGCGGTGGCACGGTCCACTTCTTCACACAGGACCACAAGCCCAGCAATcccctggagaaggagaggatccAGAACGCCGGAGGTTCCGTCATGATCCAGCGAGTCAACGGCTCCCTGGCGGTCTCAAGGGCCCTGGGAGACTTCGACTACAAGTGTGTGCACGGCAAAGGTCCCACGGAGCAGCTGGTGTCCCCGGAACCGGAGGTGTACGCCATCGAGAGGTCCGAGGCGGAAGACGAGTTCATCGTCTTGGCTTGCGATGGGATCTGGGATGTCATGGCCAACGAGGAACTGTGTGACTTTGTCAGGTCCAGGCTGGAGGTGACGGAAGATCTCGAAAGAGTCTGCAATGAAATAGTTGACACGTGCTTGTACAAG GGAAGTCGGGACAATATGAGTGTTGTGCTGATCTGCTTCCCAGGGGCCCCAAAGGTATCTCCAGATGCTGTGAAAAGGGAGGCGGAGCTGGATAAATACCTGGAGAACAGAGTAGAAG AGATCATAAAGAAGCAGGGAGATGAAGGTGTTCCTGATTTGGTTCACGTGATGCGGACATTAGCATCAGAAAGCATCCCTAATCTTCCTCCAGGGGGAGAGCTTGCCAGCAA
- the dhrs7 gene encoding dehydrogenase/reductase SDR family member 7 isoform X2, which translates to MEFCVTSALIGISLYMVIQGLRFIFADADFTLLWASMMGSKPETELKGLVVWITGASSGIGEELAYQLAGCGSSLILSARRTDELNRVKLGCLKCSDLQDKDILVLPLDLLERESHDAKTKAAFQHFGRIDILINNGGRSQRSLFLETSVDVYQALMDLNFLGTVSLTKQVLLHMTQRGTGSIVTISSVAGLIGVPLSTGYSASKHALHGFFNSIRTELSDHPKILISTVCPGPVQSQSVSTASGDQQHKMPTSRCVRLILVGMANGIKEMWIAQQPFLLLYYVWQYMPTLAWYLTNRLGKKRVENFKAGIDADSAYFTKPKVKTP; encoded by the exons ATGGAGTTTTGTGTGACTTCAGCACTCATAGGTATATCACTTTATATGGTGATACAGGGACTGCGCTTCATATTTGCGGATGCTGACTTTACTTTGCTTTGGGCGAGCATGATGGGGAGTAAACCAG AGACTGAGCTGAAGGGGCTGGTGGTGTGGATTACCGGAGCCTCAAGTGGCATTGGAGAGGAACTGGCGTACCAACTGGCTGGATGTGGTTCCTCCTTGATCCTGTCTGCTCGCCGCACTGATGAGCTCAATAGGGTGAAACTTGGCTGCTTGA aaTGTTCCGATTTACAAGATAAGGATATTCTTGTTCTTCCGCTTGATTTGTTGGAGAGGGAATCTCATGATGCCAAAACCAAAGCAGCATTCCAGCACTTTGGCAGG ATCGACATCCTGATTAATAATGGAGGACGGAGCCAGCGTTCCCTGTTCTTAGAGACCAGTGTGGATGTTTACCAGGCCTTGATGGACCTTAACTTCCTGGGAACGGTGTCGCTCACCAAGCAGGTGTTGCTCCACATGACACAGAGAGGCACTGGCAGCATCGTGACCATCAGCAGTGTTGCTGGCCTTATCGGGGTACCACTGTCAACGGGGTATTCTGCCAGCAAACATGCTCTACAT GGCTTCTTCAACTCTATCCGCACAGAGCTGTCTGACCACCCAAAGATACTCATTAGCACGGTGTGTCCAGGGCCTGTTCAGTCACAG TCAGTGTCCACAGCATCAGGGGACCAGCAACACAAGATGCCCACCAGTCGCTGTGTGCGTCTCATCCTGGTGGGCATGGCCAATGGCATCAAGGAGATGTGGATAGCCCAGCAGCCCTTTCTCTTGCTGTACTACGTGTGGCAGTACATGCCCACCCTGGCCTGGTACCTCACAAACCGCCTGGGCAAGAAGAGGGTGGAGAACTTTAAAGCTGGCATA GATGCAGACTCTGCTTACTTCACAAAGCCCAAGGTCAAAACCCCATGA